One Olsenella sp. oral taxon 807 DNA segment encodes these proteins:
- a CDS encoding HisA/HisF-related TIM barrel protein, translating to MILFPAIDLVAGKVVRLSRGDRSKMDVYADDPVAVARDFAARGARWIHVVDLSATFGEGEEALCANHRAIEGICRLEGVSVDVGGGVRSIESIERLVEVGVGRIALGTVLVRDPELARRAVARFGELLVADVAARDGRVKVNGWREGADVLAERLVEDLAIMGFRHLVFTDIARDGMQTGIDADAYVRMARLAGFPIIASGGIAGLEDIRTLAELGPRLVEGAICGRALFEGNFTLEEALAAAGEGCASGQKRGQREGESHAD from the coding sequence GTGACCGGTCGAAAATGGACGTCTACGCGGACGATCCGGTGGCTGTGGCGCGTGACTTCGCAGCACGGGGTGCCCGTTGGATTCATGTGGTGGACCTCTCGGCGACCTTTGGGGAGGGTGAGGAGGCGCTCTGTGCCAACCACCGTGCCATCGAGGGCATCTGCCGGCTGGAGGGCGTTTCGGTTGATGTCGGCGGCGGCGTACGTAGCATCGAGTCCATAGAGCGTCTTGTTGAGGTGGGCGTCGGGCGCATCGCCTTGGGGACAGTCCTCGTACGTGATCCCGAGCTGGCGCGTAGGGCTGTTGCACGCTTTGGTGAGCTACTCGTTGCCGACGTCGCCGCCAGGGACGGTCGGGTGAAGGTCAACGGCTGGCGTGAGGGCGCAGACGTCCTGGCGGAGAGGCTCGTGGAAGATCTTGCCATAATGGGGTTCAGACATCTGGTCTTTACCGATATCGCTCGTGACGGCATGCAGACGGGTATCGATGCGGATGCCTATGTGCGCATGGCAAGACTGGCCGGCTTTCCCATCATCGCCTCCGGCGGCATCGCGGGGTTGGAGGACATTCGTACCCTTGCTGAGCTCGGTCCCCGGCTTGTAGAGGGTGCCATCTGCGGCCGTGCCCTCTTTGAGGGAAACTTCACCCTCGAGGAAGCGCTGGCTGCGGCAGGTGAGGGGTGTGCGAGCGGGCAGAAGAGAGGGCAACGGGAAGGAGAGTCACATGCTGACTAA
- the hisF gene encoding imidazole glycerol phosphate synthase subunit HisF, producing MLTKRVIPCLDVRDGRVVKGVNFVGLRDAGDPVELASSYDRAGADEVVFLDITATSDDRSTTVDLASRAAKELHVPYTVGGGFRDVDGMTKMISAGADKVSINSAAVKDPTLISAAASAFGSQAVICAIDARHTGGARDGWEVYVAGGRKATGINAVAWAEEVARRGAGEILLTSMDRDGTKDGFDLALTRAVARAVSIPVIASGGVGTLEHFAEGILEGEADAVLAASVFHFGTFSIREVKEYMASQGIAVRLDF from the coding sequence ATGCTGACTAAGCGAGTCATACCGTGTCTGGACGTACGAGACGGACGTGTCGTCAAGGGCGTGAACTTCGTTGGGCTGCGCGATGCGGGAGATCCCGTGGAGCTTGCGAGTTCCTATGACCGGGCCGGGGCCGATGAGGTCGTCTTCCTCGATATCACTGCGACCTCTGACGACCGCTCCACGACCGTTGACCTTGCGAGCCGTGCTGCCAAGGAGCTGCATGTTCCCTATACCGTCGGGGGAGGCTTTCGTGACGTGGACGGCATGACCAAGATGATCTCGGCGGGTGCGGACAAAGTCTCCATCAACTCCGCCGCAGTCAAGGATCCCACACTCATCTCGGCTGCGGCGTCTGCCTTCGGCAGCCAGGCCGTCATCTGTGCCATAGACGCCCGCCATACGGGAGGCGCAAGGGACGGCTGGGAGGTCTATGTCGCTGGGGGCCGCAAGGCCACGGGCATCAACGCGGTCGCGTGGGCAGAGGAGGTCGCACGACGCGGTGCCGGTGAGATTCTGCTCACCAGCATGGATCGCGACGGCACCAAGGACGGCTTCGACCTTGCGCTCACCCGTGCGGTCGCCCGTGCAGTGTCCATCCCCGTCATCGCCTCGGGCGGCGTGGGGACGCTCGAGCACTTTGCCGAGGGTATCCTCGAGGGCGAGGCAGACGCGGTTCTTGCCGCAAGTGTCTTTCACTTCGGGACCTTCTCGATCCGCGAGGTGAAGGAGTACATGGCGAGCCAGGGCATTGCCGTGAGGCTGGACTTCTGA
- the hisI gene encoding phosphoribosyl-AMP cyclohydrolase, with amino-acid sequence MEQVALGEVRLRYDGRGLIPVIVQQVGTGEVLMVAWANEEALRLTLATDTSWFWSRSRHELWNKGATSGNVQSVRRVLVDCDADTLIYEVDSPGPACHTGSRSCFFRELVETMASEDAPALCAGRAKGD; translated from the coding sequence ATGGAGCAGGTCGCACTTGGGGAGGTTCGGCTGAGATATGATGGGCGGGGTCTCATTCCTGTGATCGTGCAGCAGGTGGGCACGGGCGAGGTCCTGATGGTTGCTTGGGCGAACGAGGAGGCTCTTCGGCTCACCCTCGCTACGGACACGAGCTGGTTCTGGAGCCGCTCTCGCCACGAGCTCTGGAATAAGGGAGCGACGAGCGGAAACGTGCAGAGTGTCAGGCGTGTGCTCGTGGACTGTGACGCGGATACCCTCATCTATGAGGTAGATTCCCCTGGCCCCGCCTGCCACACGGGAAGCCGAAGCTGCTTCTTTCGCGAGCTTGTCGAAACGATGGCATCAGAAGACGCGCCCGCCTTGTGTGCGGGGCGGGCGAAGGGGGACTAG
- the hisE gene encoding phosphoribosyl-ATP diphosphatase, with protein sequence MGVRTADVQDGDMAETLDSLATTIHGRWEHDPARSYTARLLTGEEDELLKKLAEEASEVIMACKDDDHDHIRYEMGDLIYHLLVTAERYEVTLGELAGELDARMR encoded by the coding sequence ATGGGCGTGCGCACCGCAGACGTGCAGGATGGCGATATGGCAGAGACGCTCGACTCTCTCGCGACTACCATTCACGGGCGCTGGGAGCATGACCCGGCTCGCTCCTATACCGCCAGGCTCCTCACCGGTGAGGAGGACGAGCTCTTGAAGAAGCTCGCCGAGGAGGCAAGCGAGGTCATCATGGCCTGCAAGGACGATGATCACGATCACATCCGCTACGAGATGGGTGATCTCATCTACCACCTGCTCGTCACGGCTGAGCGCTACGAGGTGACGCTCGGCGAGCTCGCAGGCGAGCTCGACGCGAGGATGAGGTAG
- the murJ gene encoding murein biosynthesis integral membrane protein MurJ encodes MSKASSSSSQGRPRHLAPSEGPSSGLGGVVGSDTVPMEAVQEAGQEAAVAIGRNTALMSALVIVSRITGFFRTWGQAYALGVTVMASCYSVANNLPNQLYEIVVGGMLVTAFLPVYLSIKRRLGTEGASAYTSNLVSIVLLLMGAVAALGFVFAAQVVWTQSFGATSEFDSELAAYFFRFFVIEVVLYSLSSIFSGVLNAERDYLWSSAAPIINNFVTTASFLAYAWLVDSDPSLALIVLALGNPLGVAVQVLVQLPALKRHGIRLRWRIDLRDPAIKETLTIGVPTIVVMLCSFETTSVMNSSALSVTGAGASISYYARLWFTLPYAILAVPITTAMFTELSVYVAESDLDSYKRGVADGTSQILFHMIPFMLYLIVFARPLVGFISAGRFSPDEIGTTTQYLQALSVSLPLYGVNTYLQKVCSSMRRMSLYARAHVIAALIQTALCLLLTPILGLNFVALSSAAYMLLVDMVSFVGLRRQLGPMGLWNVVGCAVRASVFGVTGAAVGFATLSLLARTALVAAGTFGSIACLMLAGIPALVVTYGIALATKAPEAGMVSRLLGRVLRRGVR; translated from the coding sequence ATGTCTAAGGCCAGTTCGTCCTCGTCCCAGGGGAGGCCGAGGCACCTCGCGCCCTCTGAGGGGCCCTCGTCCGGACTTGGGGGCGTCGTCGGTTCCGACACGGTTCCGATGGAGGCCGTCCAGGAGGCTGGCCAAGAGGCTGCGGTTGCCATCGGTCGCAACACCGCCCTCATGAGCGCCTTGGTCATCGTGAGCCGCATCACGGGTTTCTTTCGCACCTGGGGGCAGGCGTACGCCCTTGGCGTCACCGTGATGGCGAGCTGCTACTCGGTTGCCAACAACCTTCCCAACCAACTTTACGAGATCGTCGTGGGTGGCATGCTCGTCACGGCCTTCCTGCCCGTGTACCTCTCTATCAAGAGACGTCTCGGCACAGAGGGGGCGAGTGCCTACACCTCGAACCTCGTCTCTATCGTGCTCCTGCTCATGGGCGCCGTCGCCGCCCTGGGCTTCGTGTTCGCCGCCCAGGTGGTGTGGACGCAGTCGTTCGGCGCGACGAGTGAGTTCGACTCCGAGCTTGCCGCCTACTTCTTTCGTTTCTTCGTGATAGAGGTCGTGCTCTACTCGCTATCATCGATTTTCTCGGGCGTTCTTAACGCCGAGAGGGACTATCTCTGGTCGAGCGCGGCGCCCATCATCAACAACTTCGTGACGACCGCCTCGTTTCTCGCGTACGCCTGGCTCGTAGACTCAGATCCCTCGCTCGCCCTCATCGTCCTCGCCCTTGGCAACCCGCTTGGCGTCGCCGTGCAGGTGCTCGTCCAGCTGCCCGCGCTGAAACGACATGGCATTCGCCTCAGGTGGCGTATCGACCTGCGTGACCCGGCCATCAAAGAGACCCTCACCATTGGTGTTCCCACCATCGTTGTCATGCTCTGCTCCTTTGAGACCACCTCTGTAATGAACAGCTCGGCACTCTCGGTGACGGGGGCGGGCGCCTCGATCTCCTACTACGCACGCCTGTGGTTCACGCTTCCCTACGCCATCCTCGCCGTGCCCATAACCACTGCCATGTTCACCGAACTGTCGGTCTATGTCGCGGAGAGCGACCTTGACTCGTACAAGAGGGGCGTGGCCGACGGCACGAGCCAGATTCTCTTCCACATGATTCCGTTCATGCTCTACCTGATCGTCTTCGCGCGGCCTCTCGTCGGGTTCATATCAGCAGGCAGGTTCAGCCCGGATGAGATCGGGACCACGACGCAGTACCTTCAGGCGCTCTCGGTGTCGCTGCCGCTCTATGGGGTGAACACCTACCTGCAGAAGGTGTGCTCGTCCATGCGACGCATGAGCCTCTACGCGCGTGCCCACGTGATTGCCGCCCTTATCCAAACGGCACTCTGCCTACTGCTCACTCCTATCCTCGGGCTCAACTTCGTGGCGCTCAGCTCAGCCGCGTACATGCTGTTGGTCGATATGGTCTCGTTTGTGGGCCTCCGGCGGCAGCTGGGGCCGATGGGCCTTTGGAACGTGGTAGGCTGTGCCGTGAGGGCATCGGTGTTTGGTGTGACCGGCGCGGCGGTCGGCTTCGCTACCCTTTCCCTCTTGGCGCGCACCGCCCTGGTGGCGGCAGGAACGTTCGGTTCCATCGCGTGCCTTATGCTTGCGGGCATTCCGGCGCTTGTGGTGACCTATGGCATTGCCTTGGCGACCAAGGCCCCCGAGGCCGGCATGGTGTCCCGTCTCTTGGGTAGGGTCCTGCGCAGGGGTGTGCGGTGA
- a CDS encoding NlpC/P60 family protein codes for MTDKIRAVVRAGAAMGLSLTLAFSTVPTYAFGATSSAEMQSELDQARAKLQEYSQQASERFSELEQAQANLEDTRAQISDTQSQIETKQSELTDAQTELSGIMSDNYKDDTNFVGYVLRSTSFDDLASRVYYANKVSEKETNAIAEVVKIQSELQEQKSKLEQEEKEEENLLEQSKASYEQIQSVISNQRSYVNNLSEEVRKQIEAEEAARKQAEEEAKRQAEAEAAEAARKQAEAEAAAAASHDNTGDESNSDAAADNGSSQRDDDSSSNERSNSNSGGNSDERQDSGSKRDSGSNRNTGSNSNSNSDGGSSSNKRSESKRSSNSGKSKSNSSSGSSGSSSRKSYGSGISAVIAAAKSQLGVSYSYAGNAIAGQEFDCSGLVWWAFRQAGYSIPRGQRMANGYNNSMIGWVMQHGLKTSISQLEPGDLMFWGSGTGSTTHVALYIGNGQMIHSNYGGVEIRSASYSSGHFVGGGSVI; via the coding sequence ATGACAGATAAGATACGGGCTGTGGTGAGGGCAGGGGCCGCAATGGGTCTCTCTCTCACGCTTGCGTTCTCGACTGTTCCGACCTATGCCTTTGGTGCGACGAGTTCTGCTGAGATGCAAAGTGAGCTTGATCAAGCGCGAGCAAAGCTCCAAGAGTACTCACAGCAGGCGAGCGAGAGATTCTCTGAGCTCGAGCAGGCTCAGGCGAACTTGGAGGATACGCGTGCCCAGATAAGCGACACACAGTCGCAGATCGAGACAAAACAATCTGAGCTTACGGATGCGCAGACAGAGCTTTCGGGCATCATGTCCGATAACTACAAGGATGACACCAACTTCGTTGGGTATGTCTTGAGATCTACCTCCTTCGATGACCTTGCCTCACGCGTATACTACGCGAACAAGGTCTCCGAGAAGGAGACCAACGCCATCGCTGAGGTAGTGAAGATTCAGTCCGAGCTGCAAGAGCAGAAGTCCAAGCTTGAGCAGGAGGAGAAGGAGGAGGAGAACCTCCTAGAGCAGAGTAAGGCGAGCTACGAGCAGATCCAGTCGGTCATCTCCAATCAGCGCAGCTACGTCAACAATCTCTCCGAGGAGGTTCGCAAGCAGATAGAGGCCGAGGAGGCAGCGCGCAAGCAGGCTGAGGAGGAAGCTAAACGCCAGGCCGAGGCTGAGGCAGCGGAGGCGGCGCGCAAGCAGGCCGAGGCTGAGGCTGCAGCTGCGGCGTCTCACGACAACACAGGTGATGAGTCGAACTCGGATGCGGCCGCTGACAACGGTAGTTCCCAGAGAGATGATGACTCAAGTTCGAATGAGCGCTCGAATTCTAACTCGGGCGGTAATTCGGACGAAAGGCAGGACTCTGGGTCGAAGAGGGACTCTGGGTCGAACAGGAACACCGGTTCCAACAGCAACTCTAACTCGGACGGTGGCTCTAGCTCGAACAAGCGCTCAGAGTCTAAGCGTAGCTCTAACTCAGGTAAGTCGAAGTCAAACAGCAGCTCCGGTTCCTCTGGTTCTAGCTCGAGAAAAAGCTATGGCTCAGGTATTTCGGCGGTTATAGCCGCAGCGAAGTCCCAGCTGGGCGTCTCCTACTCCTATGCGGGCAACGCGATCGCCGGGCAGGAGTTTGACTGCTCCGGACTAGTCTGGTGGGCGTTCCGACAGGCGGGGTACTCGATCCCTCGTGGCCAGCGTATGGCCAATGGCTACAACAACTCCATGATCGGATGGGTCATGCAGCACGGCTTGAAGACGAGTATTTCTCAGCTTGAGCCAGGCGATCTCATGTTCTGGGGTTCGGGAACCGGATCGACTACCCATGTCGCCCTCTATATTGGTAACGGTCAGATGATCCACTCTAACTACGGTGGTGTCGAGATCAGGAGCGCAAGTTACTCCTCCGGTCACTTCGTGGGCGGCGGTTCGGTCATCTAG
- a CDS encoding aspartate/glutamate racemase family protein codes for MNRPILGIIGGVGPLATAYFMEAIIKKTPATTDQDHIPMIVFNDPQIPDRTAYILDHTKPDPQPEMVKVAQWLEEAGADYIAIACNTAHYFYDAICKAVSIPVLNIMKETARRIAHEIGATGAVGLLATDGTIESGVFQGYFETEGLRTIEPDDADQRRVMSLIYQGIKANGTYDPRDLVRLAERLHERGGDAVVVGCTELSVIYQDLTQRPPFLFDSLDILAERCVETYESERKDKGSVWVQTKAMPARPQGPDSASS; via the coding sequence ATGAACAGACCAATCCTCGGCATCATCGGTGGGGTGGGGCCACTGGCGACCGCATACTTCATGGAAGCGATCATCAAGAAGACCCCCGCAACCACCGATCAAGACCACATCCCGATGATCGTGTTCAACGACCCACAGATCCCTGATCGCACCGCCTACATCCTCGACCACACAAAACCCGACCCACAGCCCGAGATGGTCAAGGTTGCCCAATGGCTCGAGGAGGCCGGTGCCGACTACATTGCCATCGCCTGCAACACCGCGCACTACTTCTATGACGCCATCTGTAAGGCCGTGAGCATCCCCGTGCTCAACATCATGAAGGAGACGGCGCGAAGGATAGCCCACGAGATTGGCGCCACGGGCGCAGTGGGGCTTCTCGCCACGGACGGCACCATAGAGTCGGGCGTCTTCCAGGGCTACTTCGAGACCGAGGGGCTGAGGACAATAGAGCCCGACGACGCCGACCAGAGGCGCGTCATGTCCCTCATCTACCAGGGGATCAAAGCAAACGGGACCTACGATCCCAGGGATCTCGTCCGGCTCGCCGAGCGCCTCCATGAGCGGGGCGGCGATGCCGTGGTGGTAGGATGTACGGAGCTCTCGGTCATCTACCAAGACCTCACCCAAAGGCCACCGTTTCTATTCGACTCCCTTGACATCCTCGCCGAGCGCTGCGTAGAGACCTACGAGTCGGAACGCAAGGATAAGGGGAGCGTATGGGTGCAGACAAAGGCGATGCCTGCCCGGCCGCAAGGGCCGGACTCCGCCTCTTCGTAA